Within the Erpetoichthys calabaricus chromosome 1, fErpCal1.3, whole genome shotgun sequence genome, the region CAACTGGGAATATTAAAGAAACCGAAAGACTGTGACTGGCAGCAAGCACTTACCTGTTCAGACTGCCAGGTGCTAGCTAGCTTTTGGGCATCTATGGTAATTACAGGTCACTCCCATCAAACATCAGGTTTGAATACCAGGCTATTCAAAAGTGCCACTGCAGTCTTCAAAGTCATGGAATCTGATCAGAGGTCATAGGTTTTGGATGCTCTGGTAAACAAATGAGCAAAGGCATCAACTGAACACCTCCTGGTGCCGAGTTGGCTCAAATTGACACGCACTGGACAGAGACACCCAAGACTCGCATGAATAAAGGGGTACACCGAGGACACGTTTAGCTCTTCCGTCCTGCCTCTTTGACAAGTTCAAGGATGTGGAGTCACAATGAATCCACTTTGATAATGGAAGAAATGGCTTAGACATGCTTAGTGACTGTTATATATGGCAGGccattttaacttttaatctgtTTTACATATCAACAGTTACAGTGCTGATAtcgagtttttaaaatttgatatcacacttttgaaacttaatttcaaaaaagAGAGCTTAAATGCTTCCATAGTATGGCAGGTCACTTTAACATTTAATCCATTTGCCTTTTTATGAAATCTGATATCGAGcgtttgaaatttgatatcgagCTTCTGAAGCTTCAAACATTACAAAGTtgatatccatttttaaaaagttgatatcaaatttccaaagtgtgatatcaaatttcaaaagcttgatatcaaatttcaaaagctcgatatcaaattttaaaagcgtggtatcaaatttcaaaagcgtgATATTAAATGTTACAAACGtgatatcaaaatgacaaaatatggtgtgagtttaaaatgcatatatatttgcatttcagccgtcatatcaaatttcaaaagtgtgatatcaaatttcaaaaatatgataTCAATCTTCAAAAGCTTGATATTGAATTTAAAAagtgtgatatcaaattttataaGTCCAGTATCAAATTTCAAAGtgctgatatcaaatttcaaactcATGATATCAAAGTTTTGAAAGCACATATCAAATTAAATGGATTAAAAGTTAAAATGGCTTGCCATAGTTATATAGGCAAACCGAGAACACTTTGGTGGAGGGGTCAGGTTAATGGAGGTGTGTTTTTGGGTAATGTCAGCTTAAACGTTTCCAGATTTGACGAGAGGTACCACTAGGCCAAGAAGGGGAGAGATGTGATAGTGGCcaaaacaaagtttattttttttggcgAAGTGTGCTGACACGATAGAGGGTACCAAACCATTCACCAACTTAACAGTAGATAGGCCACCTACCACGGTGCTGTCAGCAGAGAAAAATGTTTGGAGGAGCTCCTGATGTGGCTGGAAAACTTGCACCACCAAGGCTGTAGGAcgcgggtgttgaactccagtcctggagggctgcaggttttcattctaaccatcttctgaattagtgaccagtttttctttttgccttaattttaattagctttactcaggcccctttgttgtttatttttccttaattagcagccaaataacaatgagacacaaaataagccgccatgtgaccagctcacctgtgcccatcacacaatatctgaaaatagagaaaggtgagggtctcagtaaggttgatctctcaggtccccaaaacattttgacttagttcttagaaaaaacataaaatcagcagttatggaaatgtctgctgtggcaagaggagagcggcaacaagccacagaattaaataacgggtttaactaacagcaaaaattggcttctcattaagaaagtgattggagtgaaattggttggagtttgaagccccaatttagctggtcatctattggcttgtttcatgtttcatttctgtttggctgtcatttaatgaagaaaaaagcactaaatccttaaaaacagggctattaatatgaagggaaaaagaagttaattagcagtgaaaactggtcactgcttaggaaaagggttagaatgaaaacctgcagccactgcggccctccaggcccggagtgcAACACCCCTGCTGTAGGAGATGAGGAGTCAGTCAAAAACACTGCAGATTTTGGATATTGCAGAGATGTCTAGCTTAACACAAAGCTGTGCGGAAACCACTTAATCGATCACTGGAATGGAACTGAGGACCTTTGTTGCCTTTTTTCCTCGTACATTGTAGCTCTGAATAAAATTACAACTGGAATAGGTACCTGGATGCGACGTTACAAAACTGCTCTGACGTGACTCGCAGTAGTTTTGagttgttgtttatatttattcttcttttaaagAAATGCAACACCATCTGTAAGCAGTAAATGTCTACTTTCTGGCGATACCCTGTCCACTGACTCAGCTCTCTGCACATGTTGGATTCTTTATTCATCATtgttgttgcttttctttttctttttacagccTCAGGTCTGAAGTGGGAAGCCCATGTTTTAATTATACAAGAAGCAAGCCCTCCTAAATTAACTTTGAACGTAAATATAGACATAACTGatataaaataacagcaatatTTTCTAGTAGCAGTGACAAATATTGCACATAACCGCTCAGTTTATTTTAGAACCACATGGTAAAACAGCACATCCAGCCACAAATTAGGAAAACTGTAAATTAAGTGTGGTCACAACAGCAGCAAATAAAAGGCTATTTTCTGTGCATTTAAGTTCACTTTTGGTCATTTACTAAGAATTTCATGTATTGatcataaaaaatgaagaaatgctgAAGACAGGACTGTCATTATGGAGTTTCTGTATTATTTACAACCTTATTACTTTCCCCAAAACTGCTCATTTCATAACAGGGTTCTGGGTGGTTGGAGCCTACCCTTGCACCATTAGATGCAATGAAGGAGACAGCTTTGTATGGCAACTTTCTCTAGGCTGGGAATGAGCAACATGCCAACTGTCCTCAGTCCAACAATTACATCCAGTATTGTGGGGCTACGTGGCAACAGCACCAACCACTACACAAATCTCATTCTCACTTCTTGTGCCCACGCACATGCAAACCCTCGGCCCGCTCTAAACTCTTTCACTCAGTTGTGCTAGTTTACATGAAGTCACACTTAATAACTAATTATGACTTAGTTTTCATTCACTGATCCATCCACACTTACTTGAAAGTAGCAGTGCTTGGCTCAACCTGTCTTCCAGAAGCCGACTGTTCATACGATTTTCAGCTATGATCTGCTTCTTTGCTTTTTCAAATCTTTAAATTTACCAGTtgaaacaaaacaccaaaaaaaatagatgttaaaaaaaaagtgttaaaacaaaaaacactgccCAACAATTatcagtgtgttttatttattttttgaaaagcacacattctgcattttgtgttttatttatactgAATAATCCTAACCATTCCTTTATTGAAAAGGTAATTATCCAAAAGAAAAAGTCTTATTtttgtaatctgtgtaaacattaaagcaaagagaaggaaaaaaacatttctccAAGCAGACCActgtcatttttctatttttgtcttCCATGATTGCACGTTTGATCCTTTTAGCAAATCTTGTAGTGTTCAAGACAgttatttacaaaaatcaacacccaacaaaatggaagaaaaaggaaaaaaaaaaaaaaagaacaaaattagtCTGAGAACTACCAGGTTAAGGTACGCATGTTCAGAGGGCTTCTGGGCACATTTATTCTTTAATTGACGTCCGTACTGGTGACTTTATTGGTTATCTGTGAACGCCTTGGAACACATTCCAGATCAAACTTACTTTCATAAATCGTAGGACAGAGTTTCCAACGGTTACTTCGGTATATGCCCAGATACGTATAAATATCAGGCTTGTAGTAAAGTGGGCACTTGATTCCTATGGAGCGAATTGTAGCATCTAACTTCATCACATCCTCTTCATCTGTGAATGTCTCATTATATACACAGATCACATGCTTGCCATCTGAGGCAGGGGCTCGCGGGCTGACTTTGGCAACGCTTATTTTTCCTTCTAGTGTTGCTCTAGCAACACATTCCCAGGCATGATCAACTTTGAAGCCAGAGTCAAGATGCATGAGCCACTTACCAGTCAGAACATCATGGTTTAATGCCAGCTCTCTGATGGTCTCAAACTTAACAGGCCGACCACTCTCCTGCAACCTCTCCCAATCATCGTGCAAGCCATCCAAGTGTCCTTGGGAAGGGCAGTAATTTGGACCATAAACAGCAATCCAGCCTACGTTTCCCAGATTACTCTCAGGATCCCCAAAGCGGCAAACCCTAGAAGGCCTGTTAGTCTCAAGCCAATCATCAAATTCAGCTTTAGGAGTCTTCCGAGCATCAAATACAATCCAAGGGTCCATGTCAGCAGCCATTGCTTCAGCAGCATAGTTGTCCGCTGCAAAAAAATGCTCTTCGGCCTCAGAGCCCTCACAATCAAGCTCAATCATTGGTCTGAGTGTTTcttgttcctttttatttttaaattaactgcgaatgctgaaaaagaattaaatagaaaataattttcaGTCCTAGATTTGTCCTATAAAGCATATACCAAAAAAATGCCTTTACTTTGCACAGCCCTGCCACGTTAATGTGAATTACATTTGTACATATATATGATTCACATACATTCACTTCCAGAATGTAGAAAGTAAAAACCAAATCAGTTTTTCCTCCTGAAGAAATGGAGAATGCTGGAGGCAATTCTCCTATTTACAAGAAGTATACATATATGCCTCTGCTTTGCAGAAACCCCACTGTTGGATgtatttgttcacattttcatCAAAAGTCACTGGATACAGCAAGACGAAAAACTAAATAACAGAGAAATAGGTTCTTTTATAAAcctatttaaaataaacttttgatAAGCATGGACGTAACCTGGTTTGTAACCACTAGACTTGCCTCAGAAGCTTATCATTTGTCACTAAGACCAACTATAAATTTGGTGGGAGGTGATAGAATAAGTTAGTGGTCATATATAGTAGTGGATGTGGAAAATGTGCTACCAGAGAGAGGGGAAAAGCATTGGGCTGTCTGTGTGATGTGCAAAAAATGATTAAAGTCACTCACAAATGACCTTAAAATACACAGTATGACTACTTACTGTAAGGTCATCatgctaaaatatatataaaaataaagcctTGACACTGTCATCTTTGTGTGTGGATTGGTCAGACTCACTACACTATGAGATTCCTTAATCTAAAAAGTACAAAACTTGTGAATTTCATATTTAAGGACTGATATATAAACATGTATCTGAATATTCAGATACTTTTACCACCCCTAGTTAGAAGTTGACATAGTTGCTCCTAAGAAAAACTGCACATTGGTTAATATTTAACTGCTAAAGGAATCTGTGGTTCACAAGTTTACAAAAGAAAGAATTTTAGCTATGGGACAAGTAGTATTAAAGGAAGCAGCATCTCAGCAAGAATGGAAAGGGATTTAATGGTGACAGAAATGAATAAGTCTTGactacacattaattaaatttatgctGTCTTAATTTAATGAATAATCTATTTGTTTACAATGTTCTCTTTATTTATATGCAGCAAATATGTTACTACTGCTGTTTTATTGTCTATTTACATTTATTACCCTTTACCTATTATctatttatattgtattgtttttatacttgtcctgtgtttatttatatgttgCAATGTGCGCTTATGGAACCACTGTAGGCTATACTCCTGTGTATGATCATACAtctcgctcccagagggtcaggctgggtctccacacatccactgcccTCAGCCTCAAtactgggacgccgcagggttgtgtgctcagcccgctcctctacaccctctacacatatgactgtgtccccactcaccatagcaacaagattataaagtttgcggatgacatgacggtggtcggactcatttcgggcaaggagggtgagctagcatacagggacgaggtggagcgactgtcagagtggtgcacagtcaataacctgctcctcaacaacaaaaaaacaaaggagcttgttattgactttaggaaaaacaaaactgacattcagcc harbors:
- the c1h11orf68 gene encoding UPF0696 protein C11orf68 homolog isoform X2, producing MIELDCEGSEAEEHFFAADNYAAEAMAADMDPWIVFDARKTPKAEFDDWLETNRPSRVCRFGDPESNLGNVGWIAVYGPNYCPSQGHLDGLHDDWERLQESGRPVKFETIRELALNHDVLTAKKQIIAENRMNSRLLEDRLSQALLLSKILNWIC
- the c1h11orf68 gene encoding UPF0696 protein C11orf68 homolog isoform X1, yielding MIELDCEGSEAEEHFFAADNYAAEAMAADMDPWIVFDARKTPKAEFDDWLETNRPSRVCRFGDPESNLGNVGWIAVYGPNYCPSQGHLDGLHDDWERLQESGRPVKFETIRELALNHDVLTGKWLMHLDSGFKVDHAWECVARATLEGKISVAKVSPRAPASDGKHVICVYNETFTDEEDVMKLDATIRSIGIKCPLYYKPDIYTYLGIYRSNRWKLCPTIYESKFDLECVPRRSQITNKVTSTDVN